From Lasioglossum baleicum chromosome 16, iyLasBale1, whole genome shotgun sequence:
agtaaaaataaaaatcctacAACCGAGCTTGCATCGAAGAAAAGTATATGGCGGAACATGTGAAAAGAAACACTGAAGGCGAACTAATTACAAACgatattttgtacaattttctagcaCTAAGGCGGCTATTCTATCATACGAATGTGCATGTAAAGTGACAGTTTTCTTTTGTATATATAGCTGAACGAAAAAAAGTACATTGAAAGTTCATGCGGGTGAAACAACTGTTCAATTTGAAATATAACGAATACGTGCATACATTAAAACCCAGACCTGACGCGGGGATCACTATGATATTATAATTATGACATTATAAAAGTATAATATTATGTTATCACTGAATAAACAACAGAAATATCAAAGTACAAAATACTATTAACTACATTTGTACACTGCTTGAAGACTTATGcacattatgtatatatatataatctttAAAGATCAGTTTTCTATACCAACTAAACCGCGAATAGAAGTATACGAAGTTGATACAATATGTTGGAAATGTTTATTCACGCTTGGCGAACTCGATGAAAATTATACGCAAGAAATTCTTCAAGCAGAGCTAGGTTTCATAAAATTCTGATTACTTTAtgaagaattaaataaattactttgaAATGACGCAGGCATTTACAATATATACTTGTTAGTCACTATAAGCATGGAATGTTAGATTATACACGATAAGAACAAGtacataaattataaaattacacGGTACAAAAGATACGagtagaaaatgaatttcttattGGTCGTATAACTTTACTCGGtcttttattatatgtatatccggaAAACACGAAGCCTTGTTCTATCAAGTGTTGTATGCGAATTGCTCACGAATAATATGCTCGGGAATAGAAAGAATGAATTATTGTAATGGTTGAGCATTATCTTAAAATATCAGTTAACACTTCGAAATAAGGTGAGATTAATGAATCAATATATTTGAAACATTAGCTGCCAGCGTATATAACAAACTAAGCTTGAAAGACAAAATGCAGCTCGCACGTAGATGGACGATGATTATCCTTTGTTCCAGATCTCAACTATGAtgattctctctctttctctatataCTATATACTATCATATGTGTGTTAACATTATCAGAATCCTTTGAAGAAATTGTTTACTCTCCGGTTAGATGTATCGAACGTAAACAGCTAAAATCTATCTCGTTTCACCGAAACTAACGGATGTATCAAAAATTTGATTGAGTTACGTTCATGTAAAAGGTAGAAAAGTAAAAAAGATTAGTTTATAATTAACGCgtgaaaatatttatcgttaGAAAATAAATGCTTTGTGCAGAATGCAAGCgtaatatatatgcatatagtaTATCAACAGGTATAGTCTCGAATAAtgcatttttttttagagaACAAAGGTATAAACAAGCCTCCTACAGTGAGATATGCATATCTTAATGCTGTGTCACTTTTGCCGCATgtacaatatgtatattatattattcatacataaatatatataaagctGCGGTAcattctaatatatatataaatttgtttatatataattttatttttcttttcttcgaataaaaaaaaaggtgaTTTaaatcttaataattttattgtagaTTCAGGTTATCAGCCTTTTCTCGATCTTAGCATAATTCTTCGCGTctcataaaaaaaagaaattaaataaactaTTGAATAAACGAAAAACCTTATTTGACGTTGTAGTCTTAAAAACTACAGGAGTTACAGCTAAATTTAGACACATACGCTGACCAATGCATCATAGCTCTTGGTATGaagttacatatacatatataatttatcgTCTTACTAGTATTATTCATTATACTAATAACTCTTATCGTTCGCAAAGTATAGAATTCAAGGAAATCTGCACAGCTTCCGAATGCtcgttttaaattattaaataaaagaaGTGTGTACGTAACAGCAATGCGAATAATACGTATTGTTCCTTTTGTTCTAAATTGCTGATACTAATACTTTAAGTCAAAGGAAACTTTGTAGATTTCCAACATTTTCCGTCGAATAAACATAAGTGTTTTatgtgtacatgtatatatatatatataaatctatatatatattttttctatgtatatattaatatttcatatttaaaagACTTTGACTTTGTCACACAACGAACATTATGTAGTAATGATtattaaaaaaggaaaattatattacaaataatcaaaatgtaaaaaaaagtaTTGCATGAAAGCTACATAGTTAGATTCTAATTCGTATGAAAGCGATGTCAGAAAGATTCTTGTGTGCCTGTTGTCACTTACGTACTATATACCTTCCACCATTAGTTTTTGTTATATATTCAGTTTGGAATACAATTTCTTTGTATCAACAGATTCATAAAATCACATTACACGTGTGTaatttatgtatgtatacatatacatatctatatatatatttgtgtgTGTATGCGCGTTATAGTGTTTGTATCTGTTAGACATATATGTTTATAATGGTTGTATAATTCATCTgtgtattaataatatatattttaaatatcttcGACTTCGCAAAACACTTTTAAACTGTATTATTTCTCAAAGTTATTTTCGTTCTTCATTATATACGTTAGGCTCGTGtatgaactttttaaaaatagaaatttatatcgaaACAGAAAGCACGCGTTCGtggaaaaataaaacaataaaaagaacAGACAATTATAAGCTTAGCATCGCCAACGGTTTCCAGTATAATATGGAACAAATCTTTTTTGTATCTATACCAGTGTACGCGATGTTTCACTTCCTGTGAAACGATGTAAGTTTACAGGGCACTCTTATCTTTCTACCTATATGAACAGACCGTGATCAACGTTCACGTAAATACATACATGACTATGTatacataatatgtataatatatatttatgctTCGTGTATGTAATCGATACATACTCTGAATATGAACACTGCAGTTTATGGTACAAGGTACCGCGATTTTATTTCTCGTTAAAAGAAACAACATCGCCGTCGATGTTCTTTCTTCGAGTAAACGACTTGATTTTTAATCAAGTTCAAAGCTCATGTTAGCGGGCAACGTTTGCCATAAGAAATAATGATTTCCAATTCTTACAGGAAAGATATTTAATTTCGACGATATAAATAATCAGTTCAATTGTTCCTCTCGCGCATCGTACGAATGCAATGATAATATATTAACAGTGAAATATCGTTTTAATTCTCTAGTGCTTAACTTACCAGCGTTAAATCATTTAGACAATGAGTGCCCTCTATTTCTTACGGAAATTATTCGTACAACGCCGATTACTGCGCTGTTTGCTGTTGGATTTCGATTTTCTCGACTGTCATGTCCGGGTTCATCGCGGTGGCTTCTTGAATCGCCTCTGCTAGAGCACGATCGTGATCAATGGGATCACCGTCCGACTGTATCGTTATTTTCTGTTCTACCCGGGTCTCTACAACCCCGTCCCTCTCCGTTTTGTACTAAAATGAAAACGATCGATTTGCAACACCTTCTATTTACTTGTTAtgcacagtaaagtcgcgatctagctcacTCAGGACCTCCACGATTGctgtcccttcgcctaccccttcTACTGGGTGGCAACCCCGCGAGtggccaagaagctcgagctgccgcGCGGTCTGTGTTTaccttttctacgttcagcatcctttgtacagggtgtcacaaaattacatatacagtagcggacaaaagtttaaaaccgctctaaagaagacgataacttttttgatattgtactatacgatttgaacttttttgggaagctagagcaattagtttactacaggatgtgagaagaaattttttcaaaaattgcaattgatcggagttgtagaaaaaatagtaaaagttgaatttttaacttttttatgtgggcctatattgaaaatttaaaaaatacgttttgtagatctgtgtcaaacatattctgaaaatttcgtcaaaatcgatcgtcgttgcaatgagctacaaacatttaaagatggtaaaaatttgaGATTTTCACgcgcgattttcggcaataaatcatgaaaatctgcaatttttaccacctttaaatgtttgtagctcattgcaacgtcgaccgagtTCAACGaagttttcagaatatgtttaattgacacagatcgacagaacgtattttttaaattttcaatataggctcacataaaaaagttaaaaattcaacttttactattttttctacaattccgatcaactgcaatttttgaaaaaatttctttgaaaaacaaatttcgtgaaaaacaaggtaaaaaagCCAAAATTttttaaggattaagattttttaaatttttataccaaaattttcttttaagatttaatatttttaatgttaaaaaaatttgttccttTACCTTGCTTTTCTTGTTCAATTATGTCATATtcttatgtcattttcgactaaatcgggggtgtagaatctcACTATGGTttccgcgacatataattttgtgacaccctgtactttCGGCGCGGAACAGGCGATGGGAGCCAGATCGCAACTTCACTTACTAAACTAATGGTTCTCCTCGAAAGACTGAAGAATCTTACCGTGATCGTTTCAACGGTACGAGTTTTGCTGGATATTGTTTGAGAGCTGACAATCTCTCCCGTTGCGCTATACAAACCATCTTCGCTCTCAACAGCTACTTTCCTAGTTTCGGTTGCTACCAGTGGAACCGTAGTAGTCGCTGTTACATTAGTTTCCGGTTCTCCTTTCTGTTCGTATGTCTCGGTTGTCTCGACACTAGCCGGATCGCTCTGAATCAAATTTTCCAGCAATGACATTTACTCCGTAGCAGAACGTAACAACAACTTCTCGTGAGTATACTTAACGCAAACGATATTATACGATATATTACAATGTACAGATAACAATTAATGCGCTAAGAAGAGTACATAGACGATAAACGATGAACCAAAGGTTTTGAGTATCGAAGTATCTTGTTATTCTCATGAAATATTAATTGGTAATACCTTAAAACCAGTGCCTTTCGAGATAATGATACACGTTACACTTTCTGAACCGTTTATGGGAATGTTATTTTTTAGTATCGATGAAATGTTAACCGATGAGAACCAATGCGACAAACACAATTTGAAATAATCAATCCAGTCAGGATCCAGTCAGTTCTTTTTCTttacgtttttctttttttagtaatactttttaaatatatgtTACGATGTGCGATGAGAATAATAAAAGATAGACATGTACCTGAACGCAGATCCACTCAGAAACAACTTAAAAAACTCTCTTGCAACTATATTTCAACATTTAATCTCGCATAAATCAAAAAACATCTCCGACAATTAACTTTCGACAAGATCCGTTAATAAAATTATACGATCCCTGAAGATTTACCTGATAATATTGATTGTAGAAAGCCTGCTGATCATCTTCAAGGTCAATTGGAGTACCTGAATCATCGCTGCTTGAACTGGATGTACTGAGCCTTCGTGAGAACAGCTACACCATGCAATGTGTTAACCAAGCCGgcaaaaattaattacaaaaataaataaaaaaaaaattaaatcgaaTGAAAAAGTAGCATGGGTtaaatttaatcaattaatcAGCGTTATGAATGAGTATTACTGATAGTATACACGCTGGTATCCTTTGTAAAATTACGAGGTAATTCTGTTGGAACTTGTACACCTAACGACGTAACACAATCTGTTCGAATGATATCCTTCTGTTCGATCGGCGAAAGAATATAAGAGAAATTATTCTTCAAGAAAGAACGAGCGAACGCATTTGTAATTCTTGCGCCGATCGGGCAGCATCAACCAAAAGTATATATGATATAATGTGGTGGTGTCTTCCGTGAATGCTTACATGCTTCAACCGTTATTAGTGAGCTATGTACGCTATCGCAGAGTTCGGAATCCGCAAAATTACCTGTTCACCGGACAGAACGTGGCTGGTTGTTCGAACTTCTTGAGTGACCACTCTCTGCTCCTGTCTCGTCGCGCTGGTCGCAGTCGTGTGTGCTACAGTCTTTTCTTCTACCTGACgtgacaaaaaaattataaaaaaaaagtctCGCACCAACTCTGTAGACGAATTTCTCAGAGTGTCGCGAAAGAGATACGTACGGTTAAGTGTACGCGCGTAATTGCGTGTGAACAATGTACAAACCTGGCTGGTCTTTTGGTTCTTTTCGAGGTCCTCGTGCATGGTAGCGGTACGCGTGGTGACAGCGGTCGCTGTCATGTAGGGAGCTCTACCGTCATCCGGTGCCTCTGCCTAAATACAACTACAAGGTGACTAGTGTCTCATAATAACAGAACGGTATATATGATGTGAGTGCATACGCAATTCAAAACGAATATAAGAAAATCATAGGTGTGTACGTTCACTCGAATCTTTTTGTTCTTTCCTATACACTGGTTTCAAGATGATTGCAGCGTTTTTTTTTTGCACGTGTACAGTGTTTTCGATGTTTGCAACTTATACCGACAAATAAACATTTACAGCATGCGGTACACAAATACTACTGAGGATCACATTGCAACACATACAATACATATCTCCGTCAAACTAATAAATACGCTACACAACGAATAAATTCAAGGGAATATTTCcggaaattcgaagaacaacagGGGACGTACGGAGGACAAACTGTGAAATTGAACGCGTCCCCAATAATATGTCGTCAGATCGTTCCGTGTTACCTCCTGTGATCAGTGCGGAAGTGTGATTGAGCTTAGAGAGTATCTCGTGTTACTTGACAAAATTATATCACCTTGTTAATCTGTGTGGAAACGGTTACTTGGCCTGTCCCTCCTGGCGTCAGATCCTCAATTTTCTCTTCTATATTTTGCGTGACTCCTTCCTGATCCTTCACCACCGACTGCTTCGTGGTCGTCTTCACGATGGTCGGAGCGGTGCTTGGTAGCGCCGGTGGTTTCTTCGTTTTCGAGACGACTTTGTTGGCATCCTGGACTTCTTTCAAGATTGTCTCGCTGTTCAACGGTTGTCCATTGCTGGCGAACACCATGCCATCCTTCACGGACGCACCCCCTTCCCCGAAGATCTCTTGGTTCATCGGGTTCCCAGACTTATCGTATAACTTTCCATCCTTGACATAACTACCGTCGTTCGAGAATGCCGCCTGGCTTACCGGTTTCCCATCCCTGTCGCACAGCAACCCTTTGCGCACCGAAGTGATGGTGATCACGGTGAAATATTTATCGACAGGCTTGCCAGCGGTCGAGCAAACAACGCCATCTTTCACAACGTTCCCATCGGAGTCGAAGGTCGCCTGTTTCAGCGGTTTTCCTGCTTTATCAACCAGCACACCCTGCTCTACCTTCAAACCCTCCGGACCGAATGCTTCTTGGGTAAGCGGCTGTCCATTCGAGTCGTAGATCTTTCCATTCCTGATGAAACTGGTCTCCGATGGTAATACACCCTGCGTCGCTGGTTTCCCATTGCTCCCGTAGATCAGGCCATCCTTCACACAGCTACCGTCGTTCTTATAGGTTGCCTGATTCAGGAGCTGTCCGGCGTGATCGTAAATCCGTCCATCTTTCACGATGCTGCCGTTCGAATCGAAATTACCATATTTCAACGGTTTACCGTCGTTGCCGCACACCAATCCGTATCGCACCAGCGTCACGGTAATAACCGTTTGTTTCTTATTCGATGGCTTACCGCTTGCCTCGTGTATCAGGCCGTTCTTTATGTAGCTGCCGTCGCTGCCAAATGTCCCGTGGCCGAGCGGCTTTTTGTCTTTACCGTACACGTAACCGTTGGCGATATGTCCACCATCGGTGCCAAATGAACTGTGGTTCAGAGGCAGCTTATCCTTTCCATAAATCCTACCCTCCTCGACGTAGCTTCCGCTGGGCAACGCTGATCCAGCGTTCAGCAATTGACCGCCCCAACCATGCACCAAGCCGTCTCTGATGTAGCTTCCGTCCGGCTTGAATGCTCCTTGCTTCAGAGGACACTGGTTCTTGTCGTAGATCACGCCGTCTTGGATGTAGCAGCCCTGAGGAACCAACGACGCCAGGTTCTTAGGGTTCCCTTGGTTGTCGACGATCTTTCCATCTTTCACCGCTAAGTTGTCTGGCCCCTTGTCGTCCTGGGTCAACGGTTTCCCGTCTCTGCCGATGATCAAGCCGTTTTTGATGATGTTATCGTCGGGTCCGAAAACACCGTCCAATATTATTCTACCATCTTTCCCGTAGAGCATACCACCAGCGACGTACGAACCATCCGATCCAAACATATCTCTGTTCAACGGCATCCCGTTCGAATCGAATATCACCCCGTTCGCGATGTAGTTGTCCTCCGACAGAGCCGCACTCTGGTTCAACGGTTTTCCATCCACGCCGTACACGAGGCCATCTTTGATGTAACTTCCGTCCGGCCTGAAGTACGAGAACTTCAACGTCTTCCCGTCTTTGGAGCAGAGCTTGCCATCCTTGATCGACGCGCCTTCGGCCACCAACGAGTCCTGGTTCAAAGGCTTGCCGCTCTTCGCGTGAACCACACCTTTCTTTATATAACTCCCGTTCGAACCGAACGATTCTTGTTTCACGGGTTTACCGTCTTTCCCGATCACGTTTCCGTTCTTGATCAGCATCCCGTCCGGTCCGAGGGAAGAGTCTGTCAATGTCGCTCCGTTCACGTCATAGATCACACCGTCTTTGATCACCGTCTCGTCGGGCTTGAAAAGATTCTGCGACAATGGCCGACCGTTGCTACCGTGCACAACGCCTTCTTTGATGTAACTTCCGTCTCCTATCAGCGGAATCTGGCTCATAGGTCTGCCGTCCTTGCCGTACAGAATACCATCTTTCACGAAGCTTCCATCGGGCTTGTAGAACGCGTGCTTGATCGCCTTCCCGTCCTTGCCAACGATCTTCCCATCCTTCAAATGAGCACCGCAAGGAAGCAGAGATCCTTGATTCAAGAACTTCCCATCCTTCGTGTAGAGTATGCCGTCTTTTATAACGGATCCGTCGGAACTGAACGACTCGTGTTTCACCGGTTTTCCGTCCTTCGAGTAAACCTTTCCGTCCGCTATGTAATGGCTTTCGTGACCCAGGAAACCGTTGCTGAGACCGGCTCCCGACGCACCGCAGATTAGGCCGTCGCTGACGTAAGTTTGATCCGGTATCAGCGCGCTTTGACTCAACGGCTTGCAGCTCTTGTCGAACACCGTTCCGGCAACGATGTAGCTTTCGTTTATACCGTAGGAGCCCTGCGTGAGCGGTTTCAAATCAGCGGAGAACACGAGGCCCTCTTTAACGTACGTACCGTCGCTGCCTAGTTTGCAATACTGCACCGGTTTCCCATTCTTCATCGCTACTTTACCATCTTTGACTAGCGCGTGGTCCGGTCCTAACCAGTGCTGATCGGCGGGGATCTGTCCGTCGCAGCCGTATATAGTACCATCTTTTATAAAATTCCTTTCAACGCCCAGGACTCCTTGGTTCACCGGCTTGCCGTCTTTAGTGGTAACCACGCCGTTGTGAACGTACAGCCCGTGGGGACCGAAATCCGCTTTCTTGATCGGGTGTCCGTCCTTCGTGCAAACCTTTCCGTTGATCACTCTGCTATTATCCGGGCCAAGGCTGTGTTGATCCAACGGTTTGCCATCTTTGGTATAAATAACACCTCCGATAACTTTTGATCCATCCGGCAGCGGTAGAATGTGGTACTCTGGCTTCGATTCAATCGCAGACGGCGATGGAACCGCGCTGACTCGATCCGCTTGTTCTTGTTGCTTTTCAGCGGCGATCAGTGCTACCGACGAGTCTTTCTCTGCTACTTCTGGCCGCGAAACGGCTTTCTGTTGTTCCTTTAATCCCGCCGATTCCACGTAATTCAGACCCGGAGTCTTTAATCCGAGCTTAGTCGCGTCCGCTTCTTTGGTTTTCCTCTTTTCCGCTGATTCCGCCACTTTCTTCTCCTCGCCTGGGGCGTAATTAAAGGCTAGACCCGTGGCTTTGCGGCTCGCGGCGGTCGGCGATTGTTGACTCTGCACTCCGGGCGAAGCCGGTCTGTCCTCGTACGAAAACCCGTGCGGCGTGAACGGTTTTCTCGTCGGCGAGGTCTCCGTCTCCTCGTAATCGTACGGCTTTGTGTAACCAGGCGGCTGCGGCGATTCCGGCGCGGTTTTCGGTTTCTCGATGTTCGACGTCTCGGTCAGAGGTTTCGCCGGCTGCTTCTCCAACGTCGAGAGATTCGACTCCGTGTCGCTCTTCTCCAGAGATTCTTCCAGCTCCTTGTTCTTCTTCTGTTTCTTCTGCTTCGAGTCCTTCTCCCTTTTGCCGAATAGGAAGCCACCGACCGGACTCTTTCGTAATAAACAAAAACATGCAAAATTCCAGAAACATGCCGCATACAGTGGATCAAAGAACTCTGATTGAATTGAACGGAATAAATTTGGATTTTCGAGACCGAGTGTGCCAATACTTTTTCATCCACTGTATCCAATCTGAATacacagggtgaaccacgagaAACGGCACAAAACTTTGGATTCAAACAGTTCGATAATCTCAGTTTCTCGAGACTCACCTTGTACACGCTGTAAATATACGGGGTGTccgaaaaatgtacttcctcgAAAGTTGATGATTCCTGAGGTGATTTAAATTTTTCCATTGCGAGAATGTTACTTCGAATCACCTCGTGAATCATCTGTTTCGAAGAGTTGCATTTTTCGGACAGCCTGTATACCACAGAAGAAACTAACGAAGCTAAGAAGAAACTACGTAGATACGTCGATGCATTGCTATTCTCTCTCTTACTATAGAACAAACTAACGATCGTGCACATATCTGTACCTAAATACTATGTATATACTTGAAATGTAGGAATGCGTATAAACAAAATGTGAACAGTTCTCTATCGATCGATTGTCATTACGCGACTaactttcttttttgtttttgttctCTAATCAGTGATAGACGCTGCGTTAGCCACAGCTTGTCGGTACCTGAACTTTGTGTGTAAGCACTTACCtttattttctctttcttttctttatctTTTTTCTCGGGCGTTTCCTTGTCTTTCTTTTTCAGTTCTTTTTTACTGGG
This genomic window contains:
- the Cora gene encoding erythrocyte membrane protein band 4.1 like coracle isoform X4, translated to MPEEQKSAGGPPEVAAENGTGTNSPTKSPVSRGKMAVANISLLDGTVKDFHIDRKAKGQDLLDMICQSMNLLEKDYFGLIYEDRHDARNWLDLDKRIAKFIKNEPWKFNFEVKFYPPDPAQLQEDITRYQLCLQIRNDIITGRLPCSFVTHALLGSFLVQSEVGNYDPDTHGRTYLKDFKFAPNQTPELVEKVIELHKTHRGQMPAEAELNYLENAKKLAMYGVDLHPAKDSEGVDIMLGVCSSGLLVYRDRLRINRFAWPKILKISYKRHNFYIKIRPGEFEQFESTIGFKLANHRAAKKLWKVCVEHHTFFRLMSPEPVKKVGLIPHLGSRFRYSGRTHYETKKTPIDRQPPQFERSLSVRRPTSRSMDALGGPKQFESYGSEPSKRHTMSYEPEMIPDMEHIDQRPSPIKKQKEKLTRKTSAGTTSASSTSSLEGEYDADRGKKKPVGGIAVLPPGGLSKKKKDKQNENEKENHNDLNNSDLINENAVLDSNDLKSPSKKELKKKDKETPEKKDKEKKEKIKSPVGGFLFGKREKDSKQKKQKKNKELEESLEKSDTESNLSTLEKQPAKPLTETSNIEKPKTAPESPQPPGYTKPYDYEETETSPTRKPFTPHGFSYEDRPASPGVQSQQSPTAASRKATGLAFNYAPGEEKKVAESAEKRKTKEADATKLGLKTPGLNYVESAGLKEQQKAVSRPEVAEKDSSVALIAAEKQQEQADRVSAVPSPSAIESKPEYHILPLPDGSKVIGGVIYTKDGKPLDQHSLGPDNSRVINGKVCTKDGHPIKKADFGPHGLYVHNGVVTTKDGKPVNQGVLGVERNFIKDGTIYGCDGQIPADQHWLGPDHALVKDGKVAMKNGKPVQYCKLGSDGTYVKEGLVFSADLKPLTQGSYGINESYIVAGTVFDKSCKPLSQSALIPDQTYVSDGLICGASGAGLSNGFLGHESHYIADGKVYSKDGKPVKHESFSSDGSVIKDGILYTKDGKFLNQGSLLPCGAHLKDGKIVGKDGKAIKHAFYKPDGSFVKDGILYGKDGRPMSQIPLIGDGSYIKEGVVHGSNGRPLSQNLFKPDETVIKDGVIYDVNGATLTDSSLGPDGMLIKNGNVIGKDGKPVKQESFGSNGSYIKKGVVHAKSGKPLNQDSLVAEGASIKDGKLCSKDGKTLKFSYFRPDGSYIKDGLVYGVDGKPLNQSAALSEDNYIANGVIFDSNGMPLNRDMFGSDGSYVAGGMLYGKDGRIILDGVFGPDDNIIKNGLIIGRDGKPLTQDDKGPDNLAVKDGKIVDNQGNPKNLASLVPQGCYIQDGVIYDKNQCPLKQGAFKPDGSYIRDGLVHGWGGQLLNAGSALPSGSYVEEGRIYGKDKLPLNHSSFGTDGGHIANGYVYGKDKKPLGHGTFGSDGSYIKNGLIHEASGKPSNKKQTVITVTLVRYGLVCGNDGKPLKYGNFDSNGSIVKDGRIYDHAGQLLNQATYKNDGSCVKDGLIYGSNGKPATQGVLPSETSFIRNGKIYDSNGQPLTQEAFGPEGLKVEQGVLVDKAGKPLKQATFDSDGNVVKDGVVCSTAGKPVDKYFTVITITSVRKGLLCDRDGKPVSQAAFSNDGSYVKDGKLYDKSGNPMNQEIFGEGGASVKDGMVFASNGQPLNSETILKEVQDANKVVSKTKKPPALPSTAPTIVKTTTKQSVVKDQEGVTQNIEEKIEDLTPGGTGQVTVSTQINKSDPASVETTETYEQKGEPETNVTATTTVPLVATETRKVAVESEDGLYSATGEIVSSQTISSKTRTVETITYKTERDGVVETRVEQKITIQSDGDPIDHDRALAEAIQEATAMNPDMTVEKIEIQQQTAQ
- the Cora gene encoding erythrocyte membrane protein band 4.1 like coracle isoform X3; its protein translation is MPEEQKSAGGPPEVAAENGTGTNSPTKSPVSRGKMAVANISLLDGTVKDFHIDRKAKGQDLLDMICQSMNLLEKDYFGLIYEDRHDARNWLDLDKRIAKFIKNEPWKFNFEVKFYPPDPAQLQEDITRYQLCLQIRNDIITGRLPCSFVTHALLGSFLVQSEVGNYDPDTHGRTYLKDFKFAPNQTPELVEKVIELHKTHRGQMPAEAELNYLENAKKLAMYGVDLHPAKDSEGVDIMLGVCSSGLLVYRDRLRINRFAWPKILKISYKRHNFYIKIRPGEFEQFESTIGFKLANHRAAKKLWKVCVEHHTFFRLMSPEPVKKVGLIPHLGSRFRYSGRTHYETKKTPIDRQPPQFERSLSVRRPTSRSMDALGGPKQFESYGSEPSKRHTMSYEPEMIPDMEHIDQRPSPIKKQKEKLTRKTSAGTTSASSTSSLEGEYDADRGKKKPVGGIAVLPPGGLSKKKKDKQNENEKENHNDLNNSDLINENAVLDSNDLKSPSKKELKKKDKETPEKKDKEKKEKIKSPVGGFLFGKREKDSKQKKQKKNKELEESLEKSDTESNLSTLEKQPAKPLTETSNIEKPKTAPESPQPPGYTKPYDYEETETSPTRKPFTPHGFSYEDRPASPGVQSQQSPTAASRKATGLAFNYAPGEEKKVAESAEKRKTKEADATKLGLKTPGLNYVESAGLKEQQKAVSRPEVAEKDSSVALIAAEKQQEQADRVSAVPSPSAIESKPEYHILPLPDGSKVIGGVIYTKDGKPLDQHSLGPDNSRVINGKVCTKDGHPIKKADFGPHGLYVHNGVVTTKDGKPVNQGVLGVERNFIKDGTIYGCDGQIPADQHWLGPDHALVKDGKVAMKNGKPVQYCKLGSDGTYVKEGLVFSADLKPLTQGSYGINESYIVAGTVFDKSCKPLSQSALIPDQTYVSDGLICGASGAGLSNGFLGHESHYIADGKVYSKDGKPVKHESFSSDGSVIKDGILYTKDGKFLNQGSLLPCGAHLKDGKIVGKDGKAIKHAFYKPDGSFVKDGILYGKDGRPMSQIPLIGDGSYIKEGVVHGSNGRPLSQNLFKPDETVIKDGVIYDVNGATLTDSSLGPDGMLIKNGNVIGKDGKPVKQESFGSNGSYIKKGVVHAKSGKPLNQDSLVAEGASIKDGKLCSKDGKTLKFSYFRPDGSYIKDGLVYGVDGKPLNQSAALSEDNYIANGVIFDSNGMPLNRDMFGSDGSYVAGGMLYGKDGRIILDGVFGPDDNIIKNGLIIGRDGKPLTQDDKGPDNLAVKDGKIVDNQGNPKNLASLVPQGCYIQDGVIYDKNQCPLKQGAFKPDGSYIRDGLVHGWGGQLLNAGSALPSGSYVEEGRIYGKDKLPLNHSSFGTDGGHIANGYVYGKDKKPLGHGTFGSDGSYIKNGLIHEASGKPSNKKQTVITVTLVRYGLVCGNDGKPLKYGNFDSNGSIVKDGRIYDHAGQLLNQATYKNDGSCVKDGLIYGSNGKPATQGVLPSETSFIRNGKIYDSNGQPLTQEAFGPEGLKVEQGVLVDKAGKPLKQATFDSDGNVVKDGVVCSTAGKPVDKYFTVITITSVRKGLLCDRDGKPVSQAAFSNDGSYVKDGKLYDKSGNPMNQEIFGEGGASVKDGMVFASNGQPLNSETILKEVQDANKVVSKTKKPPALPSTAPTIVKTTTKQSVVKDQEGVTQNIEEKIEDLTPGGTGQVTVSTQINKAEAPDDGRAPYMTATAVTTRTATMHEDLEKNQKTSQVEEKTVAHTTATSATRQEQRVVTQEVRTTSHVLSGEQSDPASVETTETYEQKGEPETNVTATTTVPLVATETRKVAVESEDGLYSATGEIVSSQTISSKTRTVETITYKTERDGVVETRVEQKITIQSDGDPIDHDRALAEAIQEATAMNPDMTVEKIEIQQQTAQ